From Oryza sativa Japonica Group chromosome 4, ASM3414082v1, one genomic window encodes:
- the LOC4337361 gene encoding protein DJ-1 homolog D, which yields MAPKKVLLLCGDYMEDYEAMVPFQALQAYGVSVDAACPGKKAGDSCRTAVHQGIGHQTYAESRGHNFALNASFDEVNINEYDGLVIPGGRAPEYLAMDEKVLDLVRKFSDAKKPIASVCHGQLILAAAGVVQNRKCTAYPAVKPVLVAAGAKWEEADTMDKCTVDGNLVTAVAYDAHPEFISLFVKALGGSVTGSNKRILFLCGDYMEDYEVMVPFQSLQALGCHVDAVCPDKGAGEKCPTAIHDFEGDQTYSEKPGHDFALTASFDNVDASSYDALVIPGGRAPEYLALNDKVISLVKGFMDKAKPVASICHGQQILSAAGVLQGRKCTAYPAVKLNVVLGGATWLEPNPIDRCFTDGNLVTGAAWPGHPEFISQLMALLGIKVSF from the exons ATGGCTCCCAAGAAGGTGCTCCTGCTCTGCGGAGACTACATGGAGGACTACGAG GCCATGGTTCCGTTCCAAGCGCTGCAAGCGTACGGGGTGTCCGTGGATGCTGCCTGCCCCGGCAAGAAGGCCGGCGACTCGTGCCGCACCGCCGTCCATCAGGGGATTGGCCACCAG ACATATGCTGAGTCAAGGGGCCACAATTTCGCACTTAATGCTTCGTTTGATGAGGTTAATATCAATGAATATGATGGCTTGGTAATTCCTGGAGGCCGTGCACCAGAGTATCTCGCCATGGATGAAAAGGTTCTTGATTTAGTAAGGAAATTCTCTGATGCGAAGAAACCTATTGCATCAGTTTGCCATGGACAGTTGATTTTGGCAGCAGCTGGAGTAGTCCAGAACCGTAAATGCACCGCATATCCTGCTGTTAAACCAGTTTTGGTTGCTGCTGGTGCTAAGTGGGAAGAAGCTGATACTATGGACAAATGCACAGTTGATGGAAATCTTGTCACTGCAGTGGCTTACGATGCACATCCTGAATTCATCAGCCTTTTTGTGAAAGCGCTTGGAGGCTCTGTAACTGGCTCAAACAAACGGATATTGTTCCTTTGTGGG GATTACATGGAAGATTATGAGGTTATGGTACCATTTCAGTCTCTTCAAGCCCTTGGTTGCCATGTTGATGCAGTTTGCCCTGACAAGGGTGCTGGGGAGAAATGCCCAACTGCCATACATGACTTTGAAGGTGACCAAACATACAGCGAGAAGCCTGGTCACGATTTTGCTTTGACAGCATCATTTGACAATGTGGATGCATCAAGCTATGATGCACTTGTAATTCCTGGTGGACGGGCTCCTGAGTACCTTGCACTGAACGATAAAGTCATTAGCCTTGTGAAGGGCTTCATGGATAAAGCAAAGCCAGTCGCCTCAATTTGCCATGGCCAACAGATTTTATCTGCTGCTGGAGTCCTTCAG GGAAGGAAATGCACGGCGTATCCTGCGGTGAAGCTGAACGTGGTGCTTGGCGGGGCGACATGGCTGGAGCCCAATCCCATTGACCGCTGCTTCACCGACGGCAACCTTGTGACCGGCGCGGCATGGCCTGGCCACCCGGAGTTCATCTCCCAGCTCATGGCATTGCTTGGCATCAAGGTCTCCTTCTGA